Proteins from a genomic interval of Triplophysa dalaica isolate WHDGS20190420 chromosome 13, ASM1584641v1, whole genome shotgun sequence:
- the LOC130434549 gene encoding LOW QUALITY PROTEIN: cytochrome c oxidase subunit 7A2, mitochondrial (The sequence of the model RefSeq protein was modified relative to this genomic sequence to represent the inferred CDS: inserted 1 base in 1 codon), with amino-acid sequence MLRHITNLHQVFRRQICSSVRRQLENKXPEKQKIFQEANGMPVHLKGGLGDAVLYRATMGLTVLGTACVIYELVKAAVPQKKA; translated from the exons ATGCTTCGACACATCACG AACCTTCATCAGGTTTTCAGACGGCAGATCTGCAGCAGCGTCCGGAGACAGCTGGAGAACA GTCCAGAAAAGCAGAAGATCTTTCAG GAGGCCAATGGAATGCCAGTACATCTGAAGGGAGGGCTCGGGGATGCTGTTCTTTACAGAGCTACTATGGGACTCACAGTGCTGG GAACagcgtgtgtcatatatgagcTTGTAAAGGCAGCCGTCCCTCAGAAGAAAGCTTGA
- the LOC130434418 gene encoding filamin-A-interacting protein 1 isoform X3, whose product MLVDERQLHIEKIDEETQKVQELSKNLNEREQQLEIVNNKAKDDSLRFQRLELDLEHKTFKSTQEHETMTSRLTKTDSESRQLRLKLAGLSRKIEELEETNRTLQKSEEDLQDLRDKISRGECGNSSLMAELENLRKRVLEMEGKDEEITKTEAQCKELKRKLQDEENHSRELKLEVEKLQKRMMDLEKLEGAFNVSKSECAQLHTNLDRERTLTKNFACELETVKNHIKELESSESRLEKAEKSLKDDLAKLKSFTVILMDERKNVAERIKQEEKKGEELSKMFKAEQCKVTDVTEKLIEESKKLLKLKSEMETRVSTLAKEKEDMKSQIVSGEEKMKELSAKVCQMQSKLDEQEETKWESSRNKAGYSDEDNKVKELTQEIERLKNRLKQLEVVEGDLLKTEDEYDMLEKKFRTEQDKANALSLLLEEMKTQITKNKAIEKGELVSQEAELRLRCKMEEARTRDLRADVQALKEKIHELMNKEDQLSQLQVEYAVLQKRLIEEEEKKKNTSQEFLKLTQELEATKRYSRALRPSMNGRRMVDVPLTSTAVQTDGNLGEHAEDETPAVFIQKSVQEENHIMSNLRQKGLKKPTVLERYPPAAAEMTARKSWNPWMKKKEAVTITQEVISDKTTQQVNGTTSLSPELTMTQKTGRPLHIKVTPDHQNSTATLEITSPRAEDFFATTTIIPTLGLQKPRITIVPTSMLTKSKANDVASGPERTKSPVTITAISRAKSPEKGKAEHPISPLSIITVSAMPVSQASVSPEPLEMTMGRAVFKLTPEKQTVPTPVRKYNSNIITTEDNKIHIHLGSPAFKKPQDDRSGTVTLWPNGLSSDSKDTGTVLRSPRQQTTHVGNTGTQGKVTSSITITPITSAPSRSTQSVHGKNVQSPRSAATRIPVSKGMKTGKAVIGLSTTSRSESQSVKIELRKSAVCSSVTAVGGKS is encoded by the exons ATGCTGGTGGACGAAAGGCAGCTTCACATTGAGAAGATTGACGAGGAGACACAGAAGGTCCAGGAGCTCAGCAAAAATCTGAATGAAAGGGAGCAACAACTGGAAATCGTCAACAACAAAGCTAAAGACGACAGCTTGAGGTTTCAGAGGTTGGAGCTTGACTTAGAACATAAGACCTTTAAATCCACACAGGAACATGAGACGATGACCTCCAGGCTAACCAAGACGGATTCTGAAAGCCGGCAGTTGCGTCTGAAGTTGGCCGGCTTGTCACGCAAGATCGAGGAGTTAGAGGAGACCAATCGTACATTGCAGAAATCCGAAGAAGATCTGCAAGACCTGCGGGACAAAATAAGCAGAGGGGAGTGTGGAAACTCAAGCCTAATGGCCGAGCTGGAGAACCTTCGGAAGAGAGTGCTGGAGATGGAGGGAAAGGACGAGGAGATCACGAAAACAGAGGCACAGTGCAAGGAGCTAAAGAGGAAGCTTCAAGATGAGGAGAACCACAGCCGTGAGCTGAAACTAGAGGTGGAGAAATTGCAGAAGAGGATGATGGACCTGGAGAAACTGGAGGGAGCTTTTAACGTGAGCAAATCTGAGTGTGCTCAACTTCACACCAACCTGGACAGAGAAAGAACCTTGACAAAGAACTTCGCCTGCGAACTAGAGACGGTAAAAAACCACATCAAAGAACTCGAGAGCTCCGAATCGAGGCTGGAAAAGGCAGAGAAGAGTTTGAAAGATGACTTGGCGAAACTGAAATCATTCACTGTGATTCTGATGGACGAGAGGAAAAACGTGGCCGAGCGAATTAAACAGGAGGAGAAGAAAGGGGAAGAGCTGAGCAAAATGTTCAAGGCGGAGCAATGCAAGGTCACGGACGTCACTGAAAAGCTGATCGAGGAAAGTAAAAAGCTTCTTAAATTGAAGTCCGAGATGGAGACAAGAGTGTCTACGCTGGCAAAAGAAAAAGAGGACATGAAGTCTCAAATCGTAAGTGGAgaagagaaaatgaaagagCTGAGTGCAAAGGTATGTCAGATGCAAAGTAAACTAGATGAGCAAGAGGAGACCAAGTGGGAATCTTCCAGAAACAAGGCTGGATATTCTGATGAGGACAACAAGGTTAAGGAGCTCACGCAGGAGATCGAGAGACTCAAGAACCGTCTGAAACAGCTCGAGGTTGTGGAGGGTGATTTGTTGAAGACAGAGGACGAGTACGACATGCTTGAGAAGAAGTTTAGAACCGAGCAAGACAAAGCCAATGCCCTTTCCCTTCTCCTGGAAGAGATGAAGACCCAAATCACCAAGAACAAAGCCATAGAGAAAGGAGAACTGGTGAGCCAAGAAGCTGAGCTCAGACTACGCTGCAAAATGGAGGAGGCCAGAACGAGAGATCTTCGAGCCGATGTCCAAGCTCTGAAGGAGAAGATTCATGAGCTCATGAACAAGGAGGACCAACTATCCCAGCTTCAGGTGGAGTACGCTGTTCTCCAAAAGCGGTTGATtgaagaggaggagaaaaagaaaaacacgaGTCAAGAGTTCCTAAAACTAACCCAAGAGCTGGAAGCTACAAAGCGTTACAGTCGTGCTCTTAGACCCAGCATGAATGGAAGGAGAATGGTGGACGTTCCTCTCACTTCCACTGCGGTACAGACTGACGGCAATTTGGGCGAACATGCCGAGGATGAGACTCCGGCCGTGTTCATTCAGAAGTCCGTTCAAGAGGAAAATCACATCATGAGCAACTTAAGGCAAAAAGGTCTCAAGAAGCCGACGGTGTTGGAGCGTTACCCGCCGGCAGCCGCAGAGATGACCGCGAGGAAATCCTGGAACCCTTGGATGAAAAAGAAAGAAGCGGTGACGATCACCCAAGAGGTCATATCAGACAAAACAACCCAACAGGTCAACGGAACAACATCACTATCTCCAGAACTAACCATGACTCAGAAAACAGGTCGGCCACTCCATATTAAGGTGACTCCGGATCATCAGAACAGCACAGCCACATTGGAGATCACCAGCCCACGAGCTGAAGACTTCTTTGCCACCACTACAATCATCCCAACCCTTGGTCTCCAGAAGCCGCGGATAACTATTGTCCCTACCTCCATGCTGACAAAGTCCAAAGCCAACGACGTAGCGAGTGGTCCAGAGCGGACAAAGTCTCCGGTTACCATCACCGCCATCTCTAGAGCCAAATCTCCTGAAAAAGGTAAAGCGGAGCATCCCATCTCTCCTCTGTCCATCATCACTGTTAGTGCGATGCCGGTCTCCCAGGCCTCCGTTTCCCCGGAACCCCTGGAGATGACCATGGGCAGGGCTGTGTTTAAGTTGACCCCTGAAAAGCAGACCGTGCCAACGCCCGTCCGCAAATACAACTCCAATATAATCACTACAGAAGATAACAAGATCCATATCCACCTGGGCTCACCTGCGTTTAAGAAACCTCAGGATGATAGAAGTGGCACGGTTACCCTTTGGCCCAATGGTCTAAGTTCAGACAGCAAGGACACGGGGACCGTTCTGCGCTCTCCGCGACAGCAGACCACTCACGTGGGGAACACGGGGACACAGGGCAAGGTGACCAGCAGCATCACGATCACTCCCATCACCTCCGCACCTTCACGGTCGACTCAGTCTGTA caTGGGAAGAATGTGCAGTCACCTCGCTCCGCAGCAACAAGAATCCCCGTGTCAAAAGGTATGAAAACAGGGAAAGCGGTTATAGGCCTGTCCACGACATCACGCTCTGAGAGCCAATCTGTGAAAATTGAACTGAGGAAATCTGCGGTTTGCAGCTCTGTAACCGCAGTAGGAGGAAAGAGCTGA